A stretch of Bradyrhizobium sp. AZCC 2262 DNA encodes these proteins:
- a CDS encoding (2Fe-2S)-binding protein translates to MMTLKVNGREHQVDAEADTPLLYVLREDIKLNAAKFGCGLGQCGACTVIVDGKAVLSCVTPMVLLEGKQVTTLEGLGTIAEPAPIQRAFMEEQAAQCGYCIAGMMMRAQALLQRNSKPTDEQIRAELEPHLCRCGTHMRILRAVHRAARLMDTADASAPASRSAR, encoded by the coding sequence ATGATGACATTGAAGGTCAACGGCCGGGAGCATCAGGTCGATGCGGAGGCGGATACGCCGCTGCTTTACGTGCTGCGCGAGGACATCAAGCTCAACGCCGCCAAGTTCGGCTGTGGACTCGGCCAATGTGGCGCTTGCACGGTAATTGTCGATGGCAAGGCGGTGCTCTCCTGTGTGACGCCGATGGTGCTGCTCGAAGGAAAGCAGGTGACGACGCTGGAAGGTCTCGGCACGATCGCGGAGCCCGCGCCGATCCAGCGCGCCTTCATGGAAGAGCAGGCGGCGCAATGCGGCTATTGCATCGCCGGCATGATGATGCGGGCGCAGGCCCTGCTGCAAAGAAATTCCAAACCGACCGATGAGCAGATTCGCGCCGAGCTCGAACCGCATCTGTGCCGCTGCGGCACCCATATGCGAATCCTGCGCGCGGTGCATCGGGCCGCAAGACTCATGGATACGGCGGATGCCTCCGCTCCAGCCAGCAGGAGCGCCCGATGA
- the recQ gene encoding DNA helicase RecQ, producing MPAPAARNRVSGTTPDALSVLNSVFGLPGFRGEQEKIVRHVTDGGNCLVLMPTGGGKSLCYQLPSLLREGCGIVVSPLIALMRDQVAGLLEAGVNAAVLNSTLSFDEASEVERRLLAGDLDLLYVAPERLLTPRCLSLLGQANIALFAIDEAHCVSQWGHDFRPEYIGLTVLAERFPNVPRIALTATADEMTREEIVTRLGLTGAPSFISSFDRPNIRYEIVEKQNAPAQLKAFISERHAGDAGIVYCLSRSKVEDTAAALTSAGIPALPYHAGLDGSVRARNQDRFINEDGVVIVATIAFGMGIDKPDVRFVAHLDLPKSIEAYYQETGRAGRDGKPSSAWMAYGLSDIVQQRRMIDESTGAEAFKRVSIGKLDALVALAETAGCRRSRLLGYFGEAVAGTNCGNCDNCLSPPQLRDGKVAAQKLLSCAYRTGQRFGAMHLIDVLVGRMTEKVTQFGHDKLSVFGIGGDLNEKQWRAVIRQMVAMGHLRADSEAFGALKLTESARGVLKGETEVMLREAAPGARIRASRAKSRRGDLAPRAETKPADAGLQAALRAWRSDIARQRSVPAYVVLHDSTIDGIAAARPMTLNELRNIPGIGDKKLEHYGDELLALVRAADA from the coding sequence ATGCCTGCCCCCGCAGCCCGCAACCGTGTCTCCGGCACCACCCCTGACGCGCTTTCAGTGCTGAATTCCGTGTTCGGCCTGCCCGGCTTCCGCGGCGAGCAGGAAAAAATCGTCCGGCACGTGACGGACGGCGGCAATTGCCTGGTGCTGATGCCAACCGGCGGCGGCAAATCGCTGTGCTATCAACTGCCGTCCTTGCTGCGCGAAGGCTGCGGCATCGTGGTGTCGCCGCTGATCGCGCTGATGCGCGACCAGGTCGCGGGACTGCTGGAGGCCGGCGTCAACGCGGCGGTTTTGAACTCGACGCTATCGTTTGACGAAGCCTCGGAGGTCGAGCGGCGGCTGCTCGCTGGTGACCTCGACCTGCTCTACGTCGCGCCGGAACGGCTGCTGACACCGCGCTGTCTCTCGTTGCTGGGACAGGCCAATATCGCGCTGTTTGCAATCGACGAGGCGCATTGCGTGTCGCAATGGGGGCACGATTTCCGTCCCGAATATATCGGCCTGACCGTGCTCGCCGAACGCTTTCCCAACGTGCCGCGCATCGCGCTGACCGCGACTGCCGACGAGATGACGCGCGAGGAGATCGTGACCCGGCTCGGGCTTACAGGCGCACCGAGCTTCATCTCGAGTTTCGACCGTCCGAATATTCGTTATGAGATCGTCGAAAAGCAGAATGCCCCGGCCCAGCTCAAGGCCTTCATCAGCGAACGCCACGCGGGCGACGCCGGCATCGTCTATTGCCTGTCGCGGTCCAAGGTCGAGGACACCGCGGCAGCCCTGACCAGCGCCGGCATTCCGGCGCTACCCTATCACGCCGGCCTCGACGGCAGCGTTCGTGCCCGCAACCAGGATCGCTTCATCAACGAGGACGGCGTTGTCATCGTCGCCACCATCGCGTTCGGCATGGGCATCGACAAGCCGGACGTGCGCTTCGTGGCGCATCTCGATCTGCCGAAAAGCATCGAAGCCTACTACCAGGAGACCGGGCGTGCCGGGCGCGACGGCAAGCCATCCAGCGCCTGGATGGCGTATGGCCTGTCCGACATCGTGCAGCAGCGCCGCATGATCGATGAATCCACCGGGGCCGAAGCGTTCAAGCGGGTGTCGATCGGCAAGCTCGATGCGCTGGTGGCGCTGGCGGAAACCGCCGGCTGCCGGCGCAGCCGCCTGCTCGGCTATTTCGGCGAGGCCGTCGCCGGCACCAATTGCGGCAATTGCGATAACTGCCTGTCACCGCCACAGCTTCGCGACGGCAAGGTCGCCGCGCAAAAACTATTATCCTGCGCCTACCGCACCGGGCAACGTTTCGGCGCCATGCACCTGATCGACGTGCTGGTCGGCCGCATGACCGAGAAGGTCACGCAATTCGGCCACGACAAGCTGTCCGTGTTCGGCATCGGCGGCGATCTCAACGAAAAGCAATGGCGCGCCGTGATCCGCCAAATGGTCGCCATGGGGCATCTCAGGGCTGACAGCGAAGCCTTTGGCGCGCTGAAACTGACGGAAAGCGCGCGCGGCGTCCTGAAAGGCGAGACGGAAGTCATGCTGCGCGAGGCGGCGCCCGGCGCGCGCATCCGCGCCAGCCGCGCCAAATCAAGGCGCGGAGATCTGGCGCCGCGCGCCGAGACAAAACCCGCCGATGCCGGCCTGCAGGCGGCGCTTCGGGCATGGCGCTCCGACATCGCCCGCCAGCGAAGCGTGCCGGCCTATGTCGTGCTGCACGATTCCACCATCGACGGCATTGCCGCCGCGCGTCCAATGACGCTCAACGAGCTGCGCAACATCCCGGGCATCGGCGACAAGAAGCTCGAACATTACGGCGACGAACTGCTCGCACTGGTCCGAGCAGCCGACGCGTAA
- a CDS encoding 1-aminocyclopropane-1-carboxylate deaminase — protein MLEKFERYPLTFGPTHIEKLERLSQHLGGKVELYAKREDCNSGLAFGGNKLRKLEYIIPDAIASNADTLVSIGGVQSNHTRMVAAVAAKIGMKCRLVQESWVPHEDAVYDRVGNILLSRVMGADVQLVDEGFDIGIRQSWEEAIADVKAKGGKPYAIPAGASVHKYGGLGYVGFAEEVRRQEKELGFAFDYIVVCTVTGSTHAGMLVGFARDGRARKVIGIDASFTPAQTKAQVLDIARNTAGLVELGREIVEDDCVLIEDYAYPAYGVPSEETKEAIRLCARLEGMITDPVYEGKSMQGMIDLVNKGYFPKGSKVLYAHLGGAPAINGYAYTFRNG, from the coding sequence ATGCTGGAGAAATTCGAACGCTATCCGCTCACATTCGGGCCCACCCATATCGAGAAGCTGGAGCGGCTCTCGCAGCATCTCGGCGGCAAGGTCGAGCTCTACGCCAAGCGCGAGGACTGCAATTCGGGTCTGGCCTTCGGCGGCAACAAGCTGCGCAAGCTCGAATACATCATCCCCGATGCGATCGCCTCCAACGCGGACACGCTGGTCTCGATCGGCGGCGTGCAGTCCAACCACACCCGCATGGTCGCCGCCGTTGCGGCCAAAATCGGCATGAAGTGCCGCCTGGTGCAGGAAAGCTGGGTGCCGCATGAGGACGCCGTCTACGACCGCGTCGGCAATATCCTGCTCAGCCGCGTGATGGGCGCGGATGTGCAGTTGGTCGATGAAGGTTTTGACATCGGTATTCGCCAAAGCTGGGAAGAGGCGATCGCGGATGTGAAGGCCAAGGGCGGCAAGCCCTACGCGATCCCGGCCGGCGCCTCCGTGCACAAATATGGCGGGCTCGGCTATGTCGGTTTCGCCGAGGAGGTCAGGCGCCAGGAGAAGGAGCTCGGCTTCGCCTTCGATTATATCGTGGTCTGCACGGTTACGGGTTCAACCCATGCCGGCATGCTGGTGGGATTTGCCAGGGACGGCCGCGCGCGCAAGGTGATCGGCATCGACGCTTCCTTCACCCCGGCCCAGACCAAGGCCCAGGTGCTCGACATCGCCCGCAACACCGCCGGTCTCGTTGAACTTGGCCGCGAGATCGTCGAGGACGATTGTGTGCTGATCGAAGACTACGCTTACCCGGCGTACGGCGTTCCCTCAGAAGAGACCAAGGAAGCCATTCGGCTGTGCGCGCGCCTCGAAGGCATGATCACCGATCCCGTCTACGAGGGAAAATCCATGCAGGGCATGATCGACCTCGTGAACAAGGGATACTTCCCGAAGGGCTCGAAGGTCCTCTATGCCCATCTCGGCGGCGCGCCCGCGATCAACGGATATGCCTACACCTTCCGCAACGGATGA
- a CDS encoding cytochrome c: protein MTRSARIIAGIVAVVLIAAVAAAFAIVWRPAFATIDPPAPQTFDAALVKKGRDLAAIGNCNDCHTVRGGRNFAGGLPVPTPFGTIFSSNITPEPETGIGRWSEAAFQRAMRSGVNREGQHLYPTFPYDHFTNVSDEDDRALYAFLMTRQPVRAPARENQLSFPFNQRFAIAGWKLLFLRHDTHQPDPKQSAEWNRGAYLVEGLAHCGACHTPRNALGAERNSAQFAGGDVDNWHAYALNDQSHSPVPWTADALFAYLRDGFHPDHGTARGPMAEVVSNLSSVPSSDVRAIAVYMAGVSGTPAADRKGQGEMALAQGKTAAQANAAGASIYAAACASCHESGRPLPYGGINLGRSTAISSPDPRNLANIVLSGVRAVEGERSPIMPGFAVSMNDEQATALLNYLRARFSNQPAWTGVDKTVQDARRAQTVFLQTSPGPRNAPADPMQRDKP from the coding sequence ATGACGAGATCGGCGCGGATCATCGCGGGCATTGTCGCGGTCGTGCTGATTGCAGCCGTGGCGGCAGCCTTTGCGATCGTCTGGCGGCCGGCGTTTGCCACGATCGATCCTCCGGCGCCGCAGACCTTCGATGCCGCCCTCGTCAAAAAGGGCCGGGATCTGGCGGCGATCGGCAATTGCAACGATTGCCATACCGTGCGCGGCGGCAGGAACTTTGCCGGCGGTCTGCCGGTGCCGACCCCGTTCGGCACGATCTTCTCCTCCAACATCACGCCGGAGCCGGAGACGGGAATCGGGCGATGGTCGGAGGCCGCGTTTCAGCGCGCAATGCGGTCCGGCGTCAATCGTGAAGGCCAGCATCTTTATCCGACATTCCCATACGACCACTTCACCAATGTCAGCGATGAAGACGATCGGGCGCTTTATGCCTTCCTGATGACACGGCAGCCTGTTCGTGCGCCGGCGCGCGAAAACCAGCTTTCTTTCCCGTTCAACCAACGGTTCGCCATTGCCGGGTGGAAATTGCTGTTCCTTCGTCACGACACCCATCAGCCCGATCCCAAGCAAAGCGCTGAATGGAACCGCGGTGCCTATCTGGTCGAAGGGCTGGCGCATTGCGGCGCCTGCCACACGCCGCGCAACGCGCTGGGTGCGGAACGCAACAGCGCGCAGTTTGCCGGCGGCGATGTCGACAACTGGCACGCCTATGCGCTCAACGATCAATCGCACTCACCGGTGCCCTGGACCGCCGACGCTCTGTTCGCCTATTTGCGCGACGGTTTTCATCCCGATCACGGCACCGCACGCGGGCCGATGGCGGAAGTCGTCAGCAATCTGTCGTCGGTGCCGTCGAGCGATGTTCGCGCCATCGCGGTCTATATGGCCGGCGTGTCCGGTACGCCTGCGGCGGATCGCAAGGGGCAGGGCGAGATGGCGCTGGCACAGGGCAAGACGGCTGCGCAGGCCAACGCGGCTGGCGCGTCGATCTATGCCGCGGCCTGCGCGTCATGCCATGAAAGCGGCCGGCCGCTTCCCTACGGCGGAATCAATCTCGGACGCAGCACCGCGATCTCAAGTCCCGACCCGCGCAACCTCGCCAACATCGTGCTGTCGGGCGTCCGCGCGGTGGAAGGCGAGCGCAGCCCGATCATGCCGGGCTTTGCCGTCAGCATGAATGATGAACAGGCTACGGCCCTGTTGAATTATCTGCGGGCGCGGTTCAGCAACCAGCCGGCATGGACCGGCGTTGACAAGACAGTTCAGGACGCGCGCCGCGCGCAGACCGTATTTCTCCAGACATCGCCCGGGCCACGCAACGCGCCCGCCGATCCCATGCAGCGAGACAAGCCATGA
- a CDS encoding vWA domain-containing protein yields MRENLHRFFRAARGAGVRLSPAESIDAMRAVSKVGFADRTVLRDTFLLTLAKTQDEKKALGDCFDLFFDQPEPQAPPEDGKADEQDPSGSNSAADSPGDSSGSDEQADGLGQLAQMLLAQDRNQISAAIANAASAASLSDIRYFTQRGIFSGRILDQMGIQRLRDDLDNLAATNPALAERLTNALDGLRGTVRDTVSQALMLYGREEAESLRNEILRNAPLSRIEPRQVEQMRHLIRQIARRLRERYSKPRKRQRRGHLDVRRTIRRNAAWGGVPFLTAWKRRHRDRPKIVALCDVSGSVARVSDFFLLLIHSLHEVVDDVRSFAFSGHLIEVSGILESKSPEEAMAEIMSKVGFGSSDYGNSFDDFEHGWMNAITPQTTVIVLGDARSNNLDPRADILRRIAERSKRVVWLNPEGRMAWGWGDSEMPRYSTFCTVVRQCATAKQLERAVSDIVASYQ; encoded by the coding sequence ATGAGAGAGAACCTGCATCGCTTCTTTCGTGCGGCGCGGGGCGCGGGGGTGAGACTCTCGCCGGCCGAAAGCATCGATGCGATGCGCGCCGTCTCCAAGGTCGGCTTTGCCGACCGAACGGTCCTGCGGGATACGTTTCTGCTGACGCTGGCCAAGACGCAGGACGAGAAGAAGGCGCTCGGCGATTGCTTTGATCTGTTCTTCGATCAGCCGGAGCCGCAGGCGCCGCCCGAAGACGGCAAAGCGGACGAGCAGGATCCGTCCGGGTCTAATTCAGCCGCCGATTCGCCCGGCGATTCCAGCGGCAGCGACGAGCAGGCCGATGGGCTCGGCCAACTCGCCCAGATGCTGCTGGCGCAGGACCGCAACCAGATTTCGGCGGCCATCGCCAACGCTGCGAGCGCGGCCTCGCTGTCCGACATCCGCTATTTCACGCAGCGCGGCATCTTCTCCGGCCGCATCCTCGACCAGATGGGCATCCAGCGCCTGCGCGACGATCTCGACAATCTCGCCGCGACCAACCCCGCCCTGGCCGAGCGGCTGACCAACGCGCTGGACGGGCTGCGCGGCACGGTCCGCGACACCGTCTCGCAGGCGCTGATGCTGTACGGGCGCGAGGAAGCCGAAAGTCTGCGCAACGAGATCTTGCGCAACGCGCCGCTGTCGCGGATCGAGCCGCGGCAGGTCGAGCAGATGCGGCATCTGATCCGCCAGATCGCCCGGCGCCTGCGCGAGCGCTACTCCAAGCCGCGCAAGCGCCAACGCCGCGGCCATCTCGACGTGCGCCGCACCATCCGGCGAAACGCGGCATGGGGCGGCGTGCCGTTCCTCACCGCCTGGAAACGGCGGCACCGCGACAGACCGAAGATCGTCGCACTCTGCGACGTCTCGGGTTCGGTGGCGCGGGTGTCGGATTTCTTCCTGCTGCTGATCCACAGCCTGCACGAGGTCGTGGACGACGTCCGCTCGTTTGCGTTCTCTGGACACCTGATCGAGGTCAGCGGGATCCTGGAATCGAAATCGCCGGAAGAGGCGATGGCCGAGATCATGTCCAAGGTTGGCTTCGGCTCGTCCGATTACGGCAATTCTTTCGACGACTTCGAGCACGGATGGATGAACGCGATCACACCACAGACCACCGTGATCGTGCTCGGTGACGCCCGCAGCAACAATCTCGATCCCCGCGCCGATATCCTTCGCCGCATCGCCGAGCGGTCGAAGCGGGTGGTCTGGCTCAATCCGGAAGGCCGCATGGCCTGGGGCTGGGGCGATTCCGAAATGCCGCGCTATTCGACCTTCTGCACCGTGGTCCGCCAATGCGCCACCGCAAAGCAACTCGAACGCGCGGTGTCGGATATCGTGGCGAGCTATCAGTAG
- a CDS encoding S1C family serine protease, protein MRTRAGPYGTISVGNWQGGAYTNDETGSFTHCAAGARYASGVFFLVMIDNSGGWSLGFMHEQWKLTTGAAFPLTLTFDGQQPFNVHGVPIADKLVRVPMPSNSSLIAQFRRAKAMTAYTQGQLFQFNLDQTGQLLPILANCVAKTRQSGVASAGDFSVLPAAKPVATAAAPDSAPAKPDRQFDQTGTGFLVSPNGHLVTNAHVVQGCVGDILGNLSGEAPAKLRLVSSDETNDLALLQVTGSFKNIARIRDKAIQSGDSVVAIGYPFHGLLTSDFTVTTGIVSSLSGILNDTRFLQISAAVQPGNSGGPLLASSGDVVGVVAAKLNAIKFVRATGNIPENINFAIKTGALRDFLDNSVVPYQISDAKDELKTADIARNARAFTFLISCKAKAKEKETARN, encoded by the coding sequence ATGCGGACGCGCGCGGGCCCCTACGGTACGATCAGCGTCGGCAACTGGCAGGGCGGCGCCTATACCAACGACGAGACCGGGTCTTTCACGCACTGTGCAGCCGGCGCCCGATACGCCAGCGGTGTCTTTTTTCTCGTGATGATCGACAACAGTGGTGGCTGGAGCCTCGGCTTCATGCATGAACAATGGAAGCTGACGACCGGCGCGGCGTTTCCGCTGACCCTGACATTCGACGGCCAGCAACCGTTCAATGTTCACGGCGTTCCGATCGCCGACAAGCTGGTGCGTGTGCCGATGCCGAGCAATTCCTCGCTCATCGCCCAGTTCCGACGGGCAAAAGCCATGACCGCCTACACACAGGGGCAGCTGTTTCAGTTCAACCTTGATCAGACCGGACAGCTGTTGCCCATTTTGGCGAACTGCGTCGCCAAGACCAGGCAATCGGGTGTGGCCAGCGCCGGCGATTTTTCGGTCCTTCCCGCCGCCAAGCCGGTCGCCACGGCAGCTGCGCCGGATTCGGCACCGGCCAAGCCCGACAGACAGTTCGACCAGACGGGCACCGGCTTTCTGGTGAGCCCGAACGGGCACCTCGTGACCAATGCGCATGTCGTGCAGGGCTGCGTCGGCGACATCTTGGGCAATCTGTCCGGCGAGGCGCCCGCCAAATTGCGGTTGGTGTCGAGCGACGAGACCAACGACCTTGCCCTGTTGCAGGTTACCGGCTCGTTCAAGAACATCGCCAGGATCAGGGACAAGGCGATCCAGTCCGGCGACAGCGTGGTGGCGATCGGCTACCCCTTCCATGGGCTGCTGACGTCCGATTTCACGGTGACGACCGGGATCGTGAGCTCGCTCAGCGGCATCCTGAACGACACGCGCTTTCTGCAGATCAGCGCGGCCGTTCAACCCGGCAATAGCGGCGGGCCGCTATTGGCCTCGAGCGGCGACGTGGTCGGCGTGGTCGCGGCCAAACTGAACGCAATCAAATTCGTGAGGGCCACGGGCAACATTCCCGAGAACATCAATTTCGCCATCAAGACCGGAGCGCTGCGGGACTTTCTCGATAACAGCGTGGTGCCGTATCAGATCTCCGACGCCAAGGACGAGTTGAAGACCGCCGACATCGCGCGCAATGCGCGGGCGTTCACGTTTCTCATTTCCTGCAAGGCCAAGGCGAAAGAAAAAGAGACTGCAAGGAATTAG
- a CDS encoding xanthine dehydrogenase family protein molybdopterin-binding subunit, producing the protein MNAPVILDRRRVLAGGGALIVSFSLTGAFAQQQDAPAAPAPSPPGSLKTSPYLDAWIRIDADDGITVFTGKAELGQGFKTAFQQIAAEELDVAFGSLKVVTADTKVTANEGYTSGSNSMKDSGTAIQNAAAQARELLVAEAAKRLDLPVENLRTADGAVIAPDGKRLSYGELVAGDMLHVQAQPKSKLKNPATYRVIGQSVPRVDIPAKVTGGAAYVQDMRLPGMVHARVVRPPSYGAQLTECDTSAVEKLPGVVKIVRDGNFLAVVAEKEFQSIKAMNALAAATKWKETASLPKQDDLLAVLTSLPSQNTTIFERSNASATGQKTLEAIYTRPYQAHGSIGPSCAVAQFVDGAMTVWTHTQGVYPDRQGIAEMLRMPPASVRLIHVEGSGCYGHNGADDAAADAALIARALPGRPVRVQWMREQEHAWEPYGPAMVTKLKASLDGNGKIADWNFEVFSNTHSMRPGGAGSMLAAQHMAQPFALPAPRPLPLPEGGGDRNAIPFYNFPNARVVHHFIPAMPLRISAMRALGAYHNVFSIESFMDELATLAGADPVEFRLKHLDDSRGRDVIEKAAQSFGWKAGQTSPQDRGFGFAFARYKNLAAYCAIASEVEVNRETGRPRLIRAVAAVDSGQVVNPDGLINQIEGAIVQSMSWTLYESVSFDDTRITSIDWQTYPILRFDAVPESIEVHIINRPGQPFLGSGETGQGPAAASIANAIANATGRRLRNLPLTRKRIKQAIDA; encoded by the coding sequence ATGAACGCCCCCGTTATTCTCGATCGCCGTCGCGTGTTGGCAGGCGGCGGCGCGCTGATCGTCAGCTTTTCGCTCACAGGCGCCTTCGCGCAGCAACAGGATGCCCCGGCGGCGCCCGCGCCGAGCCCGCCCGGTAGCCTGAAAACGTCGCCCTATCTCGACGCGTGGATCCGCATCGATGCCGATGACGGCATTACCGTATTCACCGGCAAGGCCGAACTCGGTCAGGGTTTCAAGACGGCGTTTCAGCAGATTGCCGCCGAAGAGCTCGATGTGGCCTTCGGGTCATTGAAGGTCGTCACCGCCGATACCAAAGTTACCGCCAACGAGGGCTATACGTCCGGCAGCAACTCAATGAAGGACAGCGGTACTGCGATCCAGAACGCGGCGGCACAGGCGCGCGAACTGCTGGTTGCGGAAGCAGCAAAGCGGCTCGATCTGCCGGTCGAAAACCTGCGGACGGCAGACGGTGCGGTGATCGCGCCGGATGGCAAGCGCCTGTCGTATGGGGAGCTCGTTGCTGGCGATATGCTGCATGTGCAGGCGCAGCCCAAGTCAAAGTTGAAGAACCCGGCGACATACAGGGTGATCGGCCAGTCGGTGCCGCGCGTCGATATTCCGGCCAAGGTTACCGGTGGCGCCGCCTACGTCCAGGATATGCGGTTGCCCGGCATGGTGCACGCCCGTGTCGTGCGCCCACCGAGCTATGGCGCGCAACTGACCGAATGCGACACTTCCGCCGTCGAGAAGCTCCCCGGCGTCGTCAAAATCGTGCGTGACGGCAATTTCCTTGCTGTGGTCGCGGAAAAGGAATTCCAGTCGATCAAGGCGATGAACGCGCTTGCTGCCGCTACGAAGTGGAAGGAGACCGCGAGTCTACCGAAGCAGGACGACCTGCTCGCGGTGTTAACCAGCCTGCCGTCGCAGAACACGACCATCTTCGAGCGGAGTAATGCCTCGGCCACCGGCCAGAAGACCCTCGAGGCGATCTATACGCGGCCGTATCAGGCGCATGGATCGATCGGACCATCCTGCGCCGTGGCGCAATTCGTCGACGGTGCGATGACCGTATGGACGCATACCCAGGGCGTCTATCCCGATCGTCAGGGCATCGCCGAAATGCTGCGCATGCCTCCGGCCAGCGTTCGCCTGATCCATGTCGAAGGCTCCGGCTGCTATGGCCATAATGGCGCCGACGATGCCGCGGCCGACGCCGCGCTGATCGCCCGCGCGTTGCCCGGCCGCCCCGTTCGCGTGCAATGGATGCGCGAGCAGGAACATGCCTGGGAACCATATGGCCCTGCGATGGTGACCAAACTGAAAGCCTCGCTCGACGGCAACGGCAAGATCGCGGACTGGAATTTCGAGGTTTTCAGCAACACCCATTCGATGCGGCCGGGCGGCGCCGGATCGATGCTGGCGGCGCAACACATGGCGCAGCCGTTTGCCTTGCCGGCGCCCAGACCGTTGCCGTTGCCCGAAGGCGGCGGCGATCGTAACGCGATCCCGTTCTACAATTTTCCCAACGCGCGGGTGGTGCATCACTTCATCCCGGCGATGCCGTTGCGGATTTCGGCGATGCGTGCGCTCGGCGCCTACCACAATGTGTTCTCGATCGAGAGCTTTATGGATGAACTCGCCACGCTCGCCGGTGCCGATCCGGTCGAATTCAGATTGAAACATCTCGACGACTCGCGCGGTCGCGATGTGATCGAAAAGGCTGCGCAGAGTTTTGGGTGGAAGGCCGGCCAAACATCGCCGCAGGATCGCGGTTTCGGCTTTGCCTTTGCGCGTTACAAGAATCTGGCGGCCTACTGCGCCATTGCTTCCGAGGTTGAGGTCAATCGTGAGACCGGTCGTCCACGTCTGATCCGCGCGGTGGCGGCGGTTGACAGCGGGCAGGTGGTCAATCCGGACGGGTTGATCAACCAGATCGAAGGCGCAATCGTGCAGTCAATGAGCTGGACATTGTACGAAAGCGTTAGCTTCGACGACACCAGGATAACCAGCATCGACTGGCAGACCTATCCGATCCTGCGTTTCGATGCCGTGCCTGAGAGCATCGAGGTTCACATCATCAATCGCCCGGGCCAGCCGTTCCTCGGCAGCGGCGAAACCGGGCAGGGGCCGGCGGCGGCATCGATTGCAAACGCCATCGCCAATGCCACGGGAAGGCGGCTGCGGAATTTGCCGCTGACGCGCAAGCGCATCAAGCAGGCGATCGATGCGTGA
- a CDS encoding Lrp/AsnC family transcriptional regulator: MSGRLDRIDLKILRLLQNGGRLTNAELAETAGVSAATCHRRTQRLFDEGFISQVRAMVAPRKVGKGALVMVGVVLDRSTPESFAAFERAIAQLKFVLDCHLVAGDFDYFLKIRVGDMEDFNRIHGEQLIALPGVRQTRTFFVMKEVVDNAPLDF; the protein is encoded by the coding sequence ATGAGCGGCCGGCTCGACCGCATCGACCTTAAGATATTGCGTTTGCTGCAGAATGGCGGCCGGCTGACCAATGCCGAGCTGGCCGAAACGGCCGGCGTCAGCGCCGCGACCTGTCATCGCCGGACCCAGCGCCTGTTCGACGAGGGGTTCATCTCCCAGGTCAGGGCGATGGTGGCGCCGCGCAAGGTCGGCAAGGGAGCGTTGGTCATGGTCGGCGTGGTGCTGGACCGCTCCACACCTGAAAGCTTTGCCGCCTTCGAGCGGGCAATCGCGCAACTGAAATTCGTGCTGGATTGCCATCTGGTGGCCGGCGATTTCGACTATTTCCTCAAGATCCGCGTCGGCGACATGGAGGATTTCAACCGCATCCATGGCGAACAATTGATCGCGCTGCCGGGCGTCCGCCAGACCCGGACTTTCTTCGTCATGAAGGAAGTGGTCGACAACGCGCCGCTCGATTTCTGA